A window of Ptychodera flava strain L36383 chromosome 1, AS_Pfla_20210202, whole genome shotgun sequence contains these coding sequences:
- the LOC139140801 gene encoding potassium voltage-gated channel protein Shaw-like: MSASSSRRSLRGDGGDKSPTSGQNDGEAANVPRRQDNKIYINVGGVRHETYRSTLRNISDTRLTWLSQTTANNADYDPVTKEYFFDRHPGVFLEILNYYRTGKLHCPNDVCGPLFEEELQFWGIDEKQIEPCCWATYTQHRDAQETLAKLNGPDWEDCSMEDEEDDIARRFGIEESGGFAKATTWEKWQQKIWTLFEEPYSSRWATLLAAISLMFVCISIITFCLETTSTFQEPVHQDDPSTNTTTIVDYHPKDELFYIEAVCVTFFTVEIILRFTFCPSKLDFYKSAQNIIDFLAIVPFYIDAICKIAGVNVSGTANDILSFARIVRIFRIGKLTRHFSGLKILVHTIKASAKELLLLIIFLGLGILVFASLVYYAEKWLAEEGARNDFTNIPIGFWWAVVTMTTVGYGDMVPRTPSGMIVGAICAVFGVLTIALPVPVIVNNFALYYTHAQARAKLPKKRKRILVGAADALKTQGHTFSSISGYSTQSTNEMEVNDTASISSEDSGVKTTNPKTANGESTGISVTFTDENASSPKQAKKRSPGSKKKGVGRRESFLPNGLGRRESFRPNGSMMGRSKSLNGSSKGAPPRRRSLLPSMTEIDV, translated from the exons atgagTGCCTCATCGAGCAGACGTTCCCTTCGCGGTGATGGAGGAGACAAATCGCCAACCAGCGGACAAAATGACGGAGAAGCTGCCAATGTGCCCAGGAGACAAGATAACAAAATTTACATCAACGTCGGCGGAGTTAGACACGAAACTTACCGGTCGACGCTGAGAAATATCTCGGACACGCGGCTGACCTGGTTGAGCCAAACAACGGCGAATAACGCCGACTACGACCCGGTAACTAAGGAGTATTTCTTCGATCGCCATCCCGGTGTGTTTCTGGAGATTTTGAACTACTACAGGACCGGCAAGTTACACTGTCCCAACGATGTGTGCGGGCCGCTGTTCGAGGAAGAGTTGCAGTTCTGGGGCATCGACGAGAAGCAAATCGAGCCCTGCTGCTGGGCCACGTACACGCAACACAGGGACGCCCAGGAGACGCTGGCTAAACTCAACGGTCCCGACTGGGAGGACTGCTCCATGGAGGACGAAGAGGACGATATCGCCCGGCGGTTCGGCATCGAAGAGTCGGGAGGCTTCGCCAAGGCGACGACGTGGGAAAAATGGCAACAGAAAATTTGGACTCTTTTCGAAGAGCCGTACTCATCAAGGTGGGCAACG TTGCTGGCCGCCATTTCTCtgatgtttgtttgtatatCCATCATCACGTTTTGCTTGGAAACAACGAGTACCTTCCAGGAACCGGTACACCAAGACGACCCATCCACCAACACAACCACCATCGTGGACTACCACCCTAAAGACGAACTCTTTTACATCGAAGCGGTCTGTGTGACCTTTTTCACTGTCGAAATTATTCTACGTTTTACATTCTGTCCAAGTAAATTGGACTTTTACAAAAGTGCCCAGAATATCATAGACTTTTTGGCCATAGTTCCGTTCTACATCGACGCCATCTGTAAAATAGCCGGTGTTAATGTCAGCGGTACCGCAAATGACATTCTCAGCTTCGCCAGGATTGTCAGGATATTCCGTATCGGCAAGCTGACGAGACATTTTAGCGGACTTAAAATTCTCGTGCACACTATCAAGGCCAGCGCCAAGGAACTACTTCTTCTCATTATCTTCCTCGGTCTTGGAATTCTGGTCTTTGCTAGCTTGGTCTATTACGCCGAGAAGTGGCTGGCCGAAGAGGGCGCCAGGAACGACTTCACGAACATCCCCATTGGGTTCTGGTGGGCCGTGGTGACCATGACCACCGTCGGATACGGCGACATGGTTCCCCGAACTCCGTCGGGGATGATCGTCGGGGCGATATGTGCAGTTTTTGGTGTCTTGACCATCGCACTCCCGGTACCCGTCATCGTCAATAACTTTGCCTTGTACTACACGCATGCCCAGGCCAGGGCGAAACTTCCAAAGAAGAGAAAGAGGATTCTGGTAGGCGCGGCTGACGCGCTAAAAACACAGGGACATACATTCAGTAGTATAAGTGGTTATTCAACGCAATCAACCAATGAAATGGAAGTGAACGATACAGCTAGTATAAGTAGTGAAGACAGCGGTGTTAAAACTACCAATCCAAAAACTG CCAATGGTGAATCTACTGGAATAAGCGTGACCTTTACTGACGAAAATGCATCGAGTCCCAAGCAGGCTAAGAAGAGATCACCCGGTTCAAAGAAGAAAGGCGTTGGACGCCGCGAGAGCTTCCTTCCTAACGGCCTCGGAAGGCGGGAAAGTTTCCGACCAAATGGTAGCATGATGG gaCGGAGCAAATCCCTGAATGGTTCTAGTAAAGGGGCGCCTCCGAGGAGAAGATCGTTGCTACCATCAATGACAGAGATAGATGTGTAA
- the LOC139140792 gene encoding tetra-peptide repeat homeobox protein 1-like — MFRPGPNPWRGPGPSPGPNLGPSPGPNLGPSPGPNLGPSPGPNLGPSLGPSPGPNLGPSLGPSPGPNLGPSPGPNLGPSPGPNLGPSLGPSPGPNLGPSLGPSPGPNLGPSPGPNLGPSFGPSPGPNLGPSLGPSPGPNLGPSFGPSPGPNLGPSFGPSPGPRRF, encoded by the coding sequence ATGTTTAGACCAGGTCCCAATCCATGGCGTGGCCCAGGCCCTAGTCCTGGCCCAAACCTCGGACCAAGTCCTGGACCGAATCTTGGACCAAGTCCTGGGCCGAATCTCGGGCCAAGTCCAGGACCAAATCTCGGACCAAGTCTCGGGCCAAGCCCAGGACCAAATCTCGGACCAAGTCTCGGACCAAGCCCAGGACCAAATCTCGGACCTAGTCCTGGCCCAAACCTCGGACCAAGTCCAGGACCAAACCTCGGACCAAGTCTCGGACCAAGCCCAGGACCAAATCTAGGACCAAGTCTCGGGCCTAGTCCTGGCCCAAATCTCGGACCAAGCCCAGGACCAAATCTCGGACCCAGTTTTGGGCCAAGTCCAGGACCAAATCTAGGACCAAGTCTGGGGCCAAGCCCAGGACCAAATCTGGGACCCAGTTTCGGGCCAAGCCCAGGCCCTAATCTTGGACCAAGTTTTGGACCAAGTCCTGGACCTAGGCGATTCTAG